In Helicoverpa armigera isolate CAAS_96S chromosome 22, ASM3070526v1, whole genome shotgun sequence, the genomic stretch gccatccgaaacacagtcaatggtgtctaagatatacttagaaagtacatacaaacttagaaaagttgcattggtacttgcctgacctgggatcgaccccgcgccctcatacttgaggttggtcctttacccactaggccaccacgactttcgaAACTACTACGAAATTTCGaacaaagtatataatttataatactgGAAAAATACTTGTTTACGCCTTGAAATTCGTtgcagaaaaatataatgacgtcaaaaaatttaaattccTTTCACAGTCTTCgtaataaaagtatataaaagcaaagtaaataatttataaacgtGATATGCTATGTATTTGATTTTCTTATATAAGGAGAATATAAATGTATCGCATTATatatatttctgaaataaactATGTATATCCCGACATGACTTACAAACTACGGCTggagacaaaaataaaatatcgaaagTTAATGCTTACGCTaatgtaacaataatattaacttGTTACAGTAAATTGCACTTATTTATTATcacttaatattattacaatcatAAATGTagacttttattaatttctattaatttcatattcaaagaaactttTTTCATTGAGAATCTTGTCGCGCGAAAAATAATCGTACTATCACTACTTCGCTGtacttgtaaaatatttctCGAAACTACGATGTCACAAAATTATACTTCATACGCATTTATTTCACATATAGATATTTATAGCTTAAAGAAAGACATGTAGATCCGCTATTATCTCTGATACACATAAATTCAATATTGGTATGTATTGGTATTCTTATATTTAAAATCTGCAATAAAACAAAGCATAAAAGTAAAGTGTAAGTACAAAGCATAAATTTGACTTAACTAGTTGGCCCTAAAGTATAGAAATACAACAATGTCCCGacatgttataatcataataataaaactaaggTCTGCGCAGACTGGCACAGCATACGACACGAGTAGTTATCGAAATATGCACTTTATTGCTTACGAGGTAAAGTAAGATTTAGTTTGTGGTAGTTGGTTTTTCTGTGTCCCCGTGTGTCTGCGCAGACGCCGCAGCACCGCCTGCATGCTGCGCGCTAACAACAATGTACTGTTACTTCTAACTCACTGGAATAAACTCTGCACTTTCAGCTTCGGCAAGTATTGTGGCTGGGATTTCGTGATCTTTACCTGTAAAGGGAATGTTGAGTTATTATGTGTTATCGATTTTTGAGTAAGATTAttataagaatataataatttacgtACTTCATGGTAATCTTCTTCTTTTATTTCCAAGGGATCTTTCAGTAtctgaaaataaacagttttatagttaataaaaagttacatatatttagaattttcaaaaacaatcaACGCACATTTTACTTAACATACATTCCGTTAAAATAGTTCGTAATACTAGGTTCGATTGGCGAGAGTAAAGAGGGGGTCAGATTGGAACAAACTATTAATGTCTGCCGATCTATCCTAGAACGTGCCCCACTGGGATCCATAGCTATCGAGATGGACGTCCTGACCTGGACTGCCTGGTCTTTAAAAGAACCCAACCTTCAAGTCCCTAATAAATGTATTGAGCTATGTCATATTTGTTTATCATACCTTGGGCGGTCGTCCCCGTCTTGGCGGGTGTCGCGTGGCATGACTGAGCACGCGGAGCTGATGTTCCCTCAGCAGATGCTCAGTATGCTCGCTGGCGGACGCGAGGCGCTTGCCGCAGGAGGAGAACACGCAGACATATGCCGCGTCGGAGCGCGGCGCGTCGTGCGTGGCGGCGTGGCGCTGCAGCTGCCGCTCGCTGGCGCAGGATAGCCCGCACACGCCGCAGGAGAGGCGAGCTGGCGGACTGCGGGCCGGACTCTTCAGCTCCGCGTGTACTTCGCGTCTGTAGAACACATACATTTAACTACATAGTATAAGACAAAGTAGCTTTCTGtatccctatatccctatgtatgctgAAATCTTTAAATGATGGAAGAGGGatgtttatatatgtatatacataatGTAGTGCATTTAGTATCAGCATTGCACACGTGAGAAGcagggcgggtcgctagtatcaTATAAAGCTGTAAGTACATTATGAGCACTGAGTTGGATGGTGTGGGCATAATGTATACAGAACGGTGAATAAAAATGTGGAAGATATATTACGACCAAAAGAATATTACGTGCGAAATGACGTGACTACGTCAAGTTTGAAGAAATGCTCTACTAGGTTCGCAAAGGCATCAAACCAATAATATGACAAAGGGATGATAACAGCGCCTTAGCgatatatacaacatgtaacgtaattaacgcacaccctcaaacactccaattagaatattatgttataatcacaATACATACActggatttttaatttaacatgtatatgcatagttatttactaaattagttatatcAATTCTTGgggaactttttggtcatactactacgcactcaaatatcgcgccgcgcgccgctcgactcgacacatcataacgaaactacggaaaaagccgacaatacacgaaatCTTATtgctttgagttacggtctatttgaatttgttttgactgtacagagttaatatgacaataatttccgtagttttaattatttttgggataaaaaattacctatattataaatgatataaatcgattcagtaaacgattctgaacaaactaatttcaggatgtccGTTAATttagttacatgttgtatatatttttttttttaacataccaTTAACACTTACAATAATGACAAGAACGAcactacttatataaaataaatacgtgaACTTTACCTGTGCAAATACATATGGTTCCGCTGTTGGAACTGCTCTCCGCAGACGGTACAGTCGTACGTGGACTCCACGGGCCGCCCGTTCAGGTGACGCTTGCGATGCTGGTTCAAATTCGTCACCTAAGCAGGGAAATGTTTTGTGAATTAATTGAGGTGAGCACGGAACCTATATGCCCAATGTGGTAGTTAACAAAAAGTAAAATTCCTTACTTTCAGTAAGGAAACTTTAAAAGGGACTTTTCTATAAGTAAgtttcttttaattatatttttacatcaaaatgataaatgaaaatGACATTATTATAAGATGCTGTACCaaatgaaaatgattttattctTGACTTATTTAACTAGAAGTTCAAAGGCAGTTACTTGTTATTACCTGAGCATAAGCCTTGCTACAGCCGGGCTCCGGGCAGACGAAGGGACGCTCGCCAGTGTGCAACCGAACGTGATTGTTAAGATTCGTAACCTGCCATCAAATAACAATATCATAATAGAGGTATAATTGGTGAATACTAATTATGGATTTGAGAAAAAACTAGTCTATGTTTTAGATTATTCCtggacacatttttattttattatgtgggCTACTACTAGGGGCATGTGACGTCACGGCTTCGTACAGACAGTGACGTAACACACAAGTTTAATACCTTGTatatttgatgttattttacGGAAGATACTCAAGATTACGTatccaatgttttatttttaataaaataatgattgataCAATTGcatttaagaaaatatgtagTAATTTAGACATACCTGTGTAAAGGCTTTCCCACATTCGGAGCACTTGAAGGGTCTCTCATTAGTGTGGATACGCAGATGCGCCCTCAAATTGTTGGACTGGGAGAAAGCtacaaaaaagtatatttattaaaataaaacctctatcaataaaaaataaattgtataattgttTGATGTTACTAGATTTTTTTTCGATTGATATGCTGTAAAACTaggaatattttaaagttgcttcaaatatcaatattattagcAGCTTACAGCTTGATATTTAAAAGACACTGCAATTATCTGGACTCCTAATTTTTCACTTGTTAAAGAAGACGTCCTacagcaaataaataaagtctTAAGTTTAGACAACTTATCGATACTCAGTGGGTCGTAACGACATTTAATCGTGTCAGTCTTTTTGTCGACTTAGCGCGAGGATGAGAGCAAAACAAAAAACGACAAGTGGATTTTTATCGACTTACATTCTTCTATCGTCACGATATGACAGAGAGAAACCAATCTAATTGTCAGCCtctttactaaaattataaccGTCTtaccataaaaacttttaaacggcaGTTTAagacttatctaaaaaaaattcaaattatgacATATTGACaaatggttcattttgcagccacaatttttttagacaagtgtaaaacaggtgtttaagtttttgtagtaaggccatgaATGTTTATGTGAAGAGTTTGTTCATCACCTAtgttataactttttaaatgggtgtggaacataaaataaaacttaagtttGTGGGATTTTTTGAGTAGGTGCCCTTTAAACACATTTATATGTATACGATACTACGAATTATAGATTAATAATAGTATGTACAGCTATTTATTCAAAGTTAGCTATGTCACTGGCACAGTAAAGTATGAAGTTGAGTTGAAATCTAGTTGTAAGTAATAAAGCTCACCTTTATTGCAGTATGTGCATATGAAGCGTCTCTCGGCGCGGTGGTTGCGCAAATGATTCTGTAACTGCATATTCTTCTGAAAAGACTTGTGGCACAGGCCACAATACAATGATGTTTCAATTCCCTCCTGGAAGGTGCAAAAATGCAGCTGTAACACTGGACTCAAATACTAATTACTCATTATTCTAATATAGGTAGACAATAAGTGATGCTTAGCTATATGACTTGATTAATGTAAAATagagttattttaaatttaattgccATATTGTTACGATTTGATACCAGTGCTGCAGTCTACAACTGTGGTGTTAGTAAAGAGGTttattgtataatgttagttattGTTTATGCTATAAACATAGTTCTTGTTTATGGAATTAATAGTATTTTGACAAATGCCTAATCAGACAGAGACACAGcgtttttgtgatattttcaattatacatatttttgtcatttttatttagattgtgTACTATCCCTTATCATTCTATTGGATCTAATTTTACAACATGCACCTGAGAACGCCTGAAGTCTTATCACTTCATGAGACTTGTTTAGAGGcactaggtatataaaacagtaGACAACATTTAACCCATAACTATTTCagtaacaaaaaagtttttataaataagcacCTCTTCCGTGTTGTTGGTGGAGGTCTGCGGCACAGTCTGGTCGTTGCCATTTTCTCCAATAGTCACTTCAGGCACGAGCGGCTGGCATTTGAAGCAGGCATAGATGCCATCCTTTCCCGTCTCAAACAGTTGCTGGAACATACACAATATTCTAGCTGTAATGTTatgatctttattttttatatttctatcactcttttttatatactgcaataaaataaaacataaaatagtaataaaacttAAGTCTAGTGGTCATAGTCTTCATcatttcttaataaaataaaaccaaaaaagttGTTATGTGCAAGACTATGTTTAAATGCAgtgctattattattattgatcaGATATGCCTGTGATACCTACAGCATATGCCAAGGTTCACTATTCaagtacataaaaaaaggaTCATAGTTGTTTTTTACACAGCGCAGAGCCAGACGTAAAAAAACAGACCGtccgacaaaaaaaaataaaaaaaatacgcgGGCAGGTTTCGAATGTCAAGTTTTTTCTCATTTCTACCTACAGTTACTACAATATTCCACCGAAATCAATCACAAAAATTGTGTTTTGTGAAAAGTAAAGCAGTCGGAATGGCCAGGgacgttatttttataacaatctcctaaagaaaacaaaaaaatattgacgatATATTTCGAGACGACGCATGAATTAAGTAAACAGATACTCACAACGGCAGGTTTAAGACAAATCCCACATTTGTCCATAGCGGACGAACACAACACAAtcagttatattaaattatcaagggatattgctaatatttatttaaaaaaagcagCCCTCGGTGGCTCTCACTCAGAAAAATCTCAGGGCGGGGCGGGAGCGGGGAGAGCGGGGTGAAGATAAAAGACATAAATTCATagacaaaatacatttttgtgttGCCATTTCTAGATGAATCGAATCCCTTTATCCGCCTATTCTTAGCCTGCTCGATTTACCAAATATCGAATTTCTATCAAAATGTAATGCTATCGAAACAGAAAGTAGAGAAATTAAGTCACTGGACCCAAACGATAAATCAGCGGCTAAGATCATCACATGATCATCATCGCAAGAAGTGATGTCCTTTACACCCCATTTTCAAAACATGAGAGAGAGAATGAGGCCTCTTTCATTGGCCTCTCTTGTCTagagtttttgagttttgacGTTTCcgtatttttcattcattcattgttCATTCAAAATTGCTTCCACTCGTCGGAATACGAAATTATTGTGTTTTAACTTTTCGAACtgcgtatttttatttactatgccgtttattattaattagatgAAACCA encodes the following:
- the LOC110370905 gene encoding gastrula zinc finger protein XlCGF62.1 isoform X4, with product MDKCGICLKPAVQLFETGKDGIYACFKCQPLVPEVTIGENGNDQTVPQTSTNNTEENMQLQNHLRNHRAERRFICTYCNKAFSQSNNLRAHLRIHTNERPFKCSECGKAFTQVTNLNNHVRLHTGERPFVCPEPGCSKAYAQVTNLNQHRKRHLNGRPVESTYDCTVCGEQFQQRNHMYLHRREVHAELKSPARSPPARLSCGVCGLSCASERQLQRHAATHDAPRSDAAYVCVFSSCGKRLASASEHTEHLLREHQLRVLSHATRHPPRRGRPPKILKDPLEIKEEDYHEVKITKSQPQYLPKLKVQSLFQ
- the LOC110370905 gene encoding gastrula zinc finger protein XlCGF8.2DB isoform X3 — encoded protein: MDKCGICLKPAVQLFETGKDGIYACFKCQPLVPEVTIGENGNDQTVPQTSTNNTEEKNMQLQNHLRNHRAERRFICTYCNKAFSQSNNLRAHLRIHTNERPFKCSECGKAFTQVTNLNNHVRLHTGERPFVCPEPGCSKAYAQVTNLNQHRKRHLNGRPVESTYDCTVCGEQFQQRNHMYLHRREVHAELKSPARSPPARLSCGVCGLSCASERQLQRHAATHDAPRSDAAYVCVFSSCGKRLASASEHTEHLLREHQLRVLSHATRHPPRRGRPPKILKDPLEIKEEDYHEVKITKSQPQYLPKLKVQSLFQ
- the LOC110370905 gene encoding gastrula zinc finger protein XlCGF8.2DB isoform X2, translating into MDKCGICLKPAVQLFETGKDGIYACFKCQPLVPEVTIGENGNDQTVPQTSTNNTEESFQKNMQLQNHLRNHRAERRFICTYCNKAFSQSNNLRAHLRIHTNERPFKCSECGKAFTQVTNLNNHVRLHTGERPFVCPEPGCSKAYAQVTNLNQHRKRHLNGRPVESTYDCTVCGEQFQQRNHMYLHRREVHAELKSPARSPPARLSCGVCGLSCASERQLQRHAATHDAPRSDAAYVCVFSSCGKRLASASEHTEHLLREHQLRVLSHATRHPPRRGRPPKILKDPLEIKEEDYHEVKITKSQPQYLPKLKVQSLFQ
- the LOC110370905 gene encoding gastrula zinc finger protein XlCGF7.1 isoform X1, giving the protein MDKCGICLKPAVQLFETGKDGIYACFKCQPLVPEVTIGENGNDQTVPQTSTNNTEEEGIETSLYCGLCHKSFQKNMQLQNHLRNHRAERRFICTYCNKAFSQSNNLRAHLRIHTNERPFKCSECGKAFTQVTNLNNHVRLHTGERPFVCPEPGCSKAYAQVTNLNQHRKRHLNGRPVESTYDCTVCGEQFQQRNHMYLHRREVHAELKSPARSPPARLSCGVCGLSCASERQLQRHAATHDAPRSDAAYVCVFSSCGKRLASASEHTEHLLREHQLRVLSHATRHPPRRGRPPKILKDPLEIKEEDYHEVKITKSQPQYLPKLKVQSLFQ